In the genome of Flavobacterium panacagri, one region contains:
- a CDS encoding ribonuclease E inhibitor RraB: protein MSILNFLKPKKEKRLVSENDFNANLVKHYRLATESLVSLRDAAIEEEDELRIDYFFYSDSLLKAEALEKEMQNMGYVVNYGIAPHDKNIFVISGRTTEIRMMHESLSKWVAEMSEIGYKHDCSFDCWEIVTELQFK, encoded by the coding sequence ATGAGTATCTTAAATTTCCTAAAACCTAAAAAAGAGAAAAGATTAGTTTCTGAAAATGATTTTAATGCAAATTTAGTTAAGCATTATCGGCTGGCAACAGAATCTTTAGTGAGTCTTCGAGATGCTGCAATTGAAGAAGAAGATGAACTAAGAATTGATTATTTTTTCTATTCAGATTCTCTTCTAAAAGCGGAGGCATTAGAAAAAGAAATGCAAAATATGGGCTATGTTGTTAATTATGGAATAGCGCCGCACGATAAGAACATTTTTGTAATTTCTGGAAGAACAACCGAAATTAGAATGATGCATGAATCTCTAAGCAAATGGGTTGCTGAAATGAGTGAAATAGGGTACAAACATGACTGCAGTTTTGACTGCTGGGAAATTGTTACTGAATTGCAGTTTAAGTAG
- a CDS encoding helix-turn-helix domain-containing protein, with protein MLRATLLRQHGMRNEAVEALKRADSLAVIDKNYNFQARINGFLSTIYREYEIYSVGKVYLQNAIAVSKKIADKNEMYKFQGTLSQETAYYEMYASNYSKAIVNLKVGKKLFELADSSIDKKFHIAVNDELIAKNYLFLKNSDSALTYFQNAEKELAESESSNSPLKGFILNGFGNVYASKGDYKNALLNYQKAEEIAIASNFFTLKQEVYASLMQFYKKNDYKKYIKYNELNLKLKKDEEDSRKVNTDELIKTLRDEQLNNQSKYQQSKIIIILAGFIFIVLIAIIVYIFRRKKGETNSDTISDNITEIDHEDEDEKSKQEPSKEYMSEATESAILEKIQKLEESHFYLNKDISLNYVAVKLSINQRYISYVINKNKSKDFAGYINELRILYITDRLKNDSNFLKYKISFLADLCGFSSHSRFTTTFKKVTGVSPLTFITDLQEERDEEKKDL; from the coding sequence ATGCTTAGGGCTACTCTTTTGCGCCAGCATGGCATGCGAAATGAAGCTGTAGAAGCATTAAAACGAGCAGATAGCCTAGCAGTAATTGATAAAAATTATAATTTTCAAGCGAGAATAAATGGTTTTCTTTCAACTATTTATCGTGAATACGAAATTTACAGTGTTGGAAAAGTTTATTTACAGAATGCAATTGCAGTTAGTAAAAAAATTGCGGACAAAAATGAAATGTATAAATTTCAAGGAACATTGTCTCAGGAAACGGCCTATTATGAGATGTATGCTTCTAATTATTCCAAAGCAATTGTAAATCTAAAGGTTGGAAAAAAATTATTTGAATTGGCAGATTCTAGTATAGATAAAAAATTCCACATAGCTGTTAATGATGAACTTATTGCAAAAAATTATCTTTTTCTAAAAAATTCGGATTCAGCTTTAACTTATTTTCAAAACGCTGAAAAGGAACTTGCTGAATCGGAATCTTCAAATAGTCCGCTGAAAGGTTTTATTTTAAATGGTTTTGGAAACGTATATGCAAGTAAAGGTGACTATAAAAATGCACTTCTGAATTACCAAAAGGCAGAAGAAATTGCAATAGCGTCAAATTTCTTTACGCTAAAACAGGAAGTTTATGCTTCCTTGATGCAATTTTATAAAAAAAATGACTATAAAAAGTACATTAAGTATAATGAACTGAATTTGAAGTTAAAAAAAGATGAGGAAGACAGCCGTAAAGTTAATACAGACGAATTGATTAAAACACTGAGAGATGAGCAGCTTAATAATCAGTCGAAGTATCAGCAGAGTAAAATCATTATAATTCTTGCGGGCTTTATATTTATTGTTTTAATTGCGATTATAGTATATATATTTAGAAGAAAAAAAGGGGAAACAAATTCTGATACTATCAGCGACAATATTACAGAAATAGATCATGAAGATGAAGATGAAAAATCTAAGCAGGAACCTTCTAAAGAATATATGTCTGAAGCAACAGAAAGTGCTATTTTAGAAAAAATACAAAAGCTTGAGGAATCTCACTTTTATCTCAATAAAGATATTTCGCTAAATTATGTTGCTGTAAAACTATCCATAAATCAGCGGTATATCTCGTATGTGATAAACAAAAATAAATCAAAAGATTTTGCAGGCTATATTAATGAACTGCGTATTCTATATATTACAGATCGTTTGAAAAATGACAGTAATTTTTTAAAATATAAAATAAGTTTTTTAGCAGATCTCTGCGGTTTTTCTTCTCATAGCAGATTCACTACTACTTTTAAAAAAGTGACAGGTGTTTCTCCATTAACTTTTATTACGGATCTCCAAGAAGAGCGTGACGAAGAAAAAAAAGACCTTTAG